A genome region from Colwellia sp. Arc7-D includes the following:
- the folA gene encoding type 3 dihydrofolate reductase → MTILSMIVAHANDRVIGKNNDMPWHLPADLAYFKKTTLGKPIIMGRKTFQSIGRPLPGRKNIVISRDESYQVAGVEVVNSVDAALALVVDSEEVMVIGGGAIYQHCLAAAQRLYITHIDADIDGDTYFPAYDLAVWKKVASDIRPSDEKNQYQLDFSIYEKV, encoded by the coding sequence ATGACCATACTCTCAATGATAGTTGCACACGCTAATGATCGTGTTATCGGTAAAAATAATGATATGCCGTGGCACTTGCCCGCTGATTTAGCTTACTTTAAAAAAACTACCTTAGGTAAGCCTATTATTATGGGGCGAAAAACTTTTCAATCGATAGGTCGGCCCTTACCGGGACGAAAAAATATCGTTATTTCTCGAGACGAGAGCTATCAAGTCGCAGGCGTTGAAGTGGTTAATTCCGTTGACGCTGCCTTGGCGTTAGTAGTTGATAGTGAAGAAGTGATGGTTATTGGGGGTGGTGCAATATATCAACATTGTTTAGCGGCTGCACAGCGACTTTATATAACACACATCGATGCGGATATTGATGGTGATACGTATTTCCCTGCATATGATCTAGCAGTTTGGAAGAAAGTGGCTAGCGATATTCGACCGAGCGATGAAAAAAATCAATACCAACTCGACTTTTCAATTTATGAAAAAGTTTAA
- a CDS encoding methyl-accepting chemotaxis protein, producing MKLTVATKIIGGFTIISLLLFLTSAISWNSLNTIGDATKQQDELAIPTLKESNKLANDLTGIGNLTLRAYYQTTLEPLAANQETFDADTSNFRKHLKKLKSIVQNEPSLLSNLHKIDPVYNKLEDEIESVLSNRKLAIEQQITLTEKIDNIEESADDTATILLDLGDHEMATTKLQRAVSLAERLEMLLNSIVSSSFEYRDVKDEQSASLVTNEIQNTFIDIEKSIIDVVSELKLQNTPNIAEDLTDSFAALKGYITGNEKIFSNKDNQLNAIAAATISLKLAEDGIYRANTILAKQVELANETTIATGILIEKSVSDGTRNTFIITLISIVLAIVIAWKTLTSITRPLRRVNEMLHIVASGDLSRKLDESGNDEFAQLSHNCNLLIDSLRTLIQSIVSRSTQLATAAEQTSAVTAQSTTAIEEQRAQVEQAASATTEMSSTAQSVLSSANDALGEIKQADDEAERVKVISGRNRATIELLAKEVESASQVINKLQQDSASIGGILDVIRSIADQTNLLALNAAIEAARAGEHGRGFAVVADEVRTLASRTQVSTQEIQNMIEVLQGGAEKAVSVMDTGKEQATNCVEQSVEAEKALDTITHAVHEAFDRSSQIATAAEEQSVVAHEISENLESIVAIAEQTTAGSKQTAESSSEVARLAEELQQSVQEFKL from the coding sequence ATGAAATTAACCGTAGCGACGAAAATAATTGGTGGCTTTACCATTATTTCACTTTTACTTTTTTTAACCAGCGCAATATCTTGGAATAGCCTAAATACAATTGGTGATGCCACAAAGCAGCAAGATGAACTTGCCATACCGACTTTAAAAGAAAGTAATAAATTAGCAAATGACCTAACCGGCATTGGTAACCTAACACTAAGGGCATACTATCAAACCACACTGGAGCCACTTGCAGCGAACCAAGAAACTTTTGACGCAGACACAAGCAACTTTAGAAAACATTTAAAAAAGCTAAAAAGCATTGTTCAAAACGAACCTAGTTTACTCAGTAACCTCCATAAAATTGATCCTGTTTATAACAAATTAGAAGATGAAATAGAAAGTGTATTAAGCAATAGAAAACTTGCTATAGAGCAACAAATCACCCTAACTGAAAAAATAGATAACATTGAAGAAAGCGCCGACGACACCGCTACTATTTTATTAGACCTTGGCGATCACGAAATGGCTACAACTAAACTACAACGTGCGGTGAGCTTAGCCGAACGTTTAGAAATGTTGCTTAATAGCATAGTAAGTTCATCTTTTGAATATCGTGATGTTAAAGATGAGCAATCTGCATCGCTAGTGACTAACGAAATACAAAACACTTTTATCGATATTGAGAAATCTATTATTGATGTTGTTAGTGAGCTAAAACTACAAAACACACCAAATATTGCAGAAGATTTAACTGATAGCTTTGCAGCGTTAAAAGGTTACATTACTGGCAATGAGAAAATATTTTCAAATAAAGACAATCAATTAAATGCGATAGCAGCGGCTACTATTAGTTTAAAATTAGCCGAAGATGGCATTTACCGCGCAAATACCATTTTGGCTAAACAAGTTGAATTAGCAAACGAAACAACCATAGCAACAGGTATTTTAATTGAAAAATCAGTTTCTGATGGTACTCGAAATACCTTTATAATCACCTTAATCTCAATCGTCTTAGCAATAGTTATTGCATGGAAAACTTTAACCAGCATTACCCGACCGCTAAGACGTGTAAATGAAATGCTGCACATTGTTGCATCAGGTGACTTATCTCGTAAGCTAGATGAAAGTGGCAATGATGAATTCGCTCAACTTTCACACAACTGTAATTTGTTAATAGATAGTCTTCGTACGTTAATACAAAGTATTGTTAGTCGCTCCACTCAACTTGCCACAGCGGCAGAGCAAACGTCAGCAGTAACAGCTCAAAGTACGACAGCAATCGAAGAGCAGCGTGCTCAGGTAGAACAGGCGGCCTCAGCAACAACAGAAATGAGTAGTACGGCACAAAGTGTATTATCGAGCGCGAATGATGCGTTAGGTGAAATCAAACAAGCAGACGATGAAGCAGAGCGTGTTAAAGTTATTTCTGGCCGTAATCGTGCAACCATCGAACTACTTGCTAAAGAAGTTGAATCAGCATCACAAGTGATTAATAAACTTCAACAGGACAGCGCATCTATAGGCGGTATTCTTGATGTTATCAGAAGTATTGCAGACCAAACTAATCTACTAGCATTAAATGCTGCGATAGAAGCGGCACGCGCAGGTGAGCATGGCCGAGGGTTTGCTGTGGTAGCAGATGAAGTAAGAACACTAGCAAGTCGTACTCAAGTCTCTACCCAAGAGATTCAAAATATGATCGAAGTGCTACAAGGTGGCGCAGAAAAAGCGGTTTCTGTGATGGATACCGGTAAAGAACAAGCAACTAATTGTGTTGAGCAAAGTGTCGAAGCTGAAAAAGCACTTGATACCATTACCCATGCAGTTCATGAAGCATTCGACCGCAGTTCTCAAATCGCGACAGCGGCAGAGGAACAAAGTGTTGTTGCTCATGAAATAAGTGAAAACTTAGAGTCTATTGTTGCTATTGCAGAACAAACGACAGCCGGCTCTAAACAAACGGCAGAATCAAGTAGTGAAGTGGCGCGTTTAGCGGAAGAGTTACAACAATCGGTACAAGAGTTTAAACTTTAG
- a CDS encoding symmetrical bis(5'-nucleosyl)-tetraphosphatase codes for MAIYFVGDIQGCYNELDALLNQVGFSSNSDQLYVAGDLVARGPNSLETLRFIKSLGKNAKIVLGNHDLHLLAVYQGIKKVKKQDLLTTLLAAPDAASLMQWLIQQPLIQKLPNEETYMSHAGLSPQWTPKVAMEQAEIAHQHLTSSASQTWLRNMYGEQPTSWQNANDDLERFRFTINSLTRMRYCHADGSLDFNCKESPASAPKTLTPWFEFQHISQHTQWIFGHWAALMGKCQPENIYALDTGCVWGQHMTMLRWHDKKIFIEQSHKNQR; via the coding sequence ATGGCTATTTATTTCGTCGGTGATATTCAAGGTTGCTATAACGAACTAGATGCATTGCTGAATCAAGTTGGGTTTTCTAGTAATAGTGACCAACTTTATGTTGCGGGTGACCTCGTCGCCCGTGGGCCTAACTCACTTGAAACCTTACGTTTTATAAAGTCACTTGGTAAAAATGCTAAAATCGTCTTAGGTAATCACGACTTGCATTTACTTGCTGTATATCAAGGGATTAAAAAAGTAAAAAAGCAAGATTTGCTAACAACGTTATTGGCAGCGCCTGATGCAGCCTCGCTAATGCAGTGGTTAATTCAACAGCCATTGATTCAAAAACTCCCCAATGAAGAAACTTACATGAGTCATGCCGGACTCTCGCCGCAGTGGACGCCTAAAGTAGCCATGGAGCAGGCTGAAATAGCGCATCAACACTTAACTTCTTCAGCAAGCCAAACTTGGCTGCGTAATATGTATGGCGAACAACCTACAAGCTGGCAGAATGCAAATGATGACTTAGAACGATTTAGATTTACTATTAACTCCCTTACTCGCATGCGCTATTGTCATGCCGATGGTAGTTTAGATTTTAACTGCAAAGAAAGCCCTGCTAGCGCACCTAAAACACTCACGCCTTGGTTTGAGTTTCAACATATTTCTCAGCATACACAATGGATATTCGGCCATTGGGCAGCGTTAATGGGAAAATGTCAGCCTGAAAATATTTATGCTCTAGATACTGGCTGTGTTTGGGGGCAACATATGACGATGTTGAGGTGGCATGATAAGAAAATATTTATCGAGCAATCACACAAAAATCAAAGATAA
- the apaG gene encoding Co2+/Mg2+ efflux protein ApaG: MSNDKVATAADIDISIVTDFIAQQSVEAEQQFVFSYTITVTNNSSETVQLLSRYWLISDANGETNTVTGEGVIGQQPFIKPEQSFTYSSGCVLKSPLGNMQGHYQMQTHSAALIQVEIPPFRLAKPNILN; this comes from the coding sequence ATGAGTAATGACAAAGTGGCAACAGCCGCTGATATTGACATTTCTATTGTCACTGACTTCATTGCGCAGCAATCTGTCGAAGCAGAGCAACAATTTGTTTTTAGTTACACTATCACTGTTACAAATAATAGCAGTGAAACGGTACAATTACTGAGTCGATATTGGTTGATTTCTGATGCTAACGGTGAAACTAATACCGTTACAGGTGAAGGTGTTATCGGTCAGCAACCATTTATTAAGCCCGAGCAAAGCTTTACCTACTCAAGTGGCTGCGTGTTGAAGTCTCCTTTAGGTAACATGCAAGGTCACTATCAAATGCAAACACATTCAGCAGCGCTTATTCAAGTTGAAATACCCCCTTTTCGATTAGCAAAGCCTAATATATTGAACTAG
- the rsmA gene encoding 16S rRNA (adenine(1518)-N(6)/adenine(1519)-N(6))-dimethyltransferase RsmA, protein MSKNSHLGHQAKKRFGQNFLHNEAIISDIVDAINPEPGENLVEIGPGLGALTEPVIERAGHLNVVELDRDLAHRLRHHPFLASKLTIHEEDALKFDFAQLASSEKPLRIFGNLPYNISTPLIFHLLTFKDKVKDMHFMLQKEVVERMASGENCKAFGRLSIMTQYQCQVIPVMEIGPEAFKPAPKVDSAIVRLIPHKTIKNPVKDINSLNKVCLAAFNQRRKTIRNSFKKLISAEQLTALGIDPGLRPENLALADFVMLANFVTDNPVELDNE, encoded by the coding sequence ATGAGCAAAAACTCCCACTTAGGTCATCAAGCTAAAAAACGCTTCGGTCAAAACTTTTTACACAATGAAGCTATTATTAGCGATATTGTTGATGCTATTAACCCAGAGCCTGGTGAAAACTTAGTAGAAATTGGCCCAGGTCTAGGCGCACTTACCGAGCCTGTTATCGAACGAGCTGGTCATCTTAATGTCGTTGAGTTAGATAGGGATTTAGCGCACAGACTTCGTCATCATCCATTTTTGGCTTCAAAGCTCACCATACATGAAGAAGATGCTTTAAAGTTCGACTTTGCTCAACTTGCTAGTAGTGAAAAGCCATTACGCATTTTTGGTAATTTGCCATATAACATTTCAACGCCGCTTATTTTTCACTTGCTCACGTTTAAAGACAAAGTAAAAGATATGCATTTTATGCTACAAAAAGAAGTAGTTGAGCGTATGGCATCAGGTGAAAACTGCAAAGCTTTTGGGCGCTTATCAATTATGACCCAATATCAATGCCAAGTGATACCTGTAATGGAAATTGGGCCTGAAGCGTTTAAACCTGCACCAAAAGTAGATTCTGCTATTGTCAGATTAATACCGCATAAAACCATAAAAAATCCTGTTAAAGATATTAACTCGCTTAACAAAGTTTGTTTGGCTGCATTTAATCAGCGTAGAAAAACGATTCGAAACAGCTTTAAAAAACTGATTTCTGCTGAGCAATTAACAGCGTTAGGCATAGATCCCGGACTTCGCCCTGAAAACTTAGCTTTAGCAGATTTTGTTATGTTAGCGAATTTTGTCACTGACAACCCGGTAGAACTAGATAATGAGTAA
- the pdxA gene encoding 4-hydroxythreonine-4-phosphate dehydrogenase PdxA — protein MLKRIAITPGEPAGIGPDLMIKVAQRDWPIQMVAVASPELLIARAKLLNLPITIKQYNVNDEVTSHKAGTLLVLPVPLEDICEAGVANPNNGRYVVETLRIASEKNISGEFDAVVTGPVHKGLINKAGIAFSGHTEYFAHEANCSDVVMMLATEGLRVALVTTHIPLAYVSKAITHERLQKVSRILHKDLIKKFGIPNPKIYVCGINPHAGEDGHLGREEIDVMIPALEELRLEGMNLIGPLPADTIFQAKYLNDADAILTMFHDQGLPVLKYKGFGASVNITLGLPFIRTSVDHGTAFDLAGTNQADAGSFYEAINTAITLANNHDKDALEQTKL, from the coding sequence GTGTTAAAACGAATTGCAATAACGCCAGGCGAGCCTGCAGGCATTGGCCCAGACCTGATGATAAAAGTAGCACAGCGAGATTGGCCAATTCAGATGGTTGCTGTCGCATCTCCTGAGTTATTAATTGCAAGGGCAAAGCTATTAAACCTGCCGATCACCATCAAGCAATATAACGTCAATGATGAAGTAACATCACATAAAGCGGGAACGCTTCTTGTGTTACCTGTGCCATTAGAAGATATTTGCGAAGCTGGTGTTGCTAACCCTAATAATGGCCGCTATGTGGTTGAAACTTTGCGTATTGCGAGTGAAAAAAACATTTCAGGTGAATTTGACGCCGTTGTTACTGGCCCTGTACATAAAGGGTTAATTAATAAAGCAGGAATCGCATTTAGTGGCCATACAGAATACTTTGCTCATGAAGCGAATTGCTCTGACGTTGTCATGATGCTAGCCACTGAAGGGTTAAGAGTTGCACTGGTAACTACACATATTCCTTTAGCTTATGTGTCTAAAGCCATTACCCACGAAAGGCTTCAAAAAGTTTCGCGTATATTACATAAAGATTTAATCAAGAAGTTTGGCATCCCTAACCCCAAAATTTATGTTTGTGGTATTAATCCGCATGCGGGGGAAGATGGCCACCTTGGTCGTGAAGAAATCGATGTAATGATCCCGGCATTAGAAGAATTACGTTTAGAGGGCATGAACCTAATTGGTCCATTACCTGCTGATACAATTTTCCAAGCTAAATACTTAAATGACGCTGATGCGATTTTAACCATGTTTCATGATCAGGGTTTACCGGTACTTAAATATAAAGGTTTTGGCGCTTCAGTTAATATTACCCTTGGATTACCATTTATTAGAACATCGGTAGATCATGGTACGGCGTTTGATTTAGCCGGCACCAATCAGGCAGATGCTGGTAGCTTTTATGAAGCTATAAATACCGCGATAACATTGGCTAATAACCATGACAAAGATGCATTAGAGCAGACAAAACTATGA
- the surA gene encoding peptidylprolyl isomerase SurA: MKNSLKLLLLSSVFILSSYEQSIAAEVELDRVAAVVNSGVVLESEVKDLITSITLQAKKNNQTLPSDRALRIQVMDKLINDAIIAQLGERMGVQVSDAQLDETLSNLAKDNNQTLDSFRQALVADGLVYEKYRESVRNELIAGEVRRASLRRRIYISPQEITNLMSVMKEQTNADVEYRLGHILIEFPNNPKQADINAAKVRADKVLELLDSGSDFTNIAMTSSGGSNALEGGDLGWKTINEMPTLFSELVAGQEKGSVFGPIRTGLGFSIVKLVDVRGRQVVEIEEVKASHILIKPSIILSEAKAEALLQSFVDKLNAGEADFAELAKEHSEGPTSVRGGDLGWSEPSKYDPAFSEALASLDIDEVHKPFRSSFGWHIAKLTGRRTLDATQQMNENRVYQLLYNRKFGMEGARWIKELRDEAYIEIIETGKK, from the coding sequence ATGAAAAATTCATTGAAATTATTACTTCTTAGCTCGGTGTTTATTTTAAGCTCATATGAACAGAGTATAGCTGCTGAAGTTGAGCTAGACCGAGTAGCAGCCGTGGTTAATAGTGGTGTGGTATTAGAGTCTGAAGTTAAAGATCTTATTACTTCTATTACCCTACAAGCAAAAAAGAATAACCAAACATTACCTTCTGATCGCGCATTGCGAATTCAAGTAATGGATAAGTTAATTAATGACGCAATAATAGCTCAATTAGGTGAGCGCATGGGTGTTCAAGTGAGTGATGCTCAGCTTGACGAAACCTTGTCTAATTTAGCAAAAGATAATAATCAAACGCTTGATTCATTCCGTCAAGCGCTTGTTGCAGATGGATTAGTTTACGAGAAGTATCGTGAAAGCGTTCGTAATGAGTTAATTGCAGGAGAAGTAAGACGCGCAAGTTTACGTCGTCGTATTTATATTTCACCTCAAGAAATTACCAACTTAATGTCAGTAATGAAAGAGCAAACTAATGCTGACGTTGAATATCGCTTAGGTCATATCTTGATCGAGTTCCCTAATAATCCAAAGCAAGCAGATATTAATGCGGCTAAAGTACGTGCTGATAAAGTACTAGAGTTATTAGATAGCGGCAGCGATTTTACCAATATTGCAATGACATCATCTGGTGGCTCGAACGCTCTTGAAGGTGGTGATTTAGGTTGGAAAACCATTAATGAAATGCCAACATTATTTTCTGAACTCGTTGCAGGTCAAGAAAAAGGCAGTGTGTTTGGTCCAATACGTACAGGTTTAGGTTTTAGTATCGTGAAATTAGTCGATGTTCGTGGTCGTCAGGTTGTCGAAATTGAAGAAGTCAAAGCCAGTCACATATTGATTAAACCTTCAATTATATTAAGTGAAGCAAAAGCAGAAGCCTTACTACAAAGTTTTGTTGATAAACTAAACGCTGGTGAAGCCGACTTTGCCGAACTGGCTAAAGAACATTCTGAAGGACCTACATCGGTTCGTGGTGGTGACTTAGGTTGGTCAGAGCCAAGTAAATATGACCCAGCATTTTCCGAAGCATTAGCCAGTTTAGATATCGACGAAGTTCATAAACCATTTCGCTCATCATTTGGTTGGCATATAGCTAAATTAACTGGTCGTAGAACATTAGACGCCACCCAACAAATGAATGAAAACCGAGTATACCAACTGCTTTATAACCGTAAATTCGGTATGGAAGGGGCTCGTTGGATTAAAGAACTACGCGATGAAGCATACATAGAAATTATAGAAACAGGTAAAAAGTAG
- the lptD gene encoding LPS assembly protein LptD, producing MRFSLHKTPFLCLIALTFGSKAQNIEINTNIASQCPIPFYANLAEETGKQANDSFTILSSTSNIKKGEYATFTGGVTLLNQDKSIVADELSVNRNTSTVNANGDIHFQNKGIDIFADTLNINQLKKSTALTSTSYQLNGSAGHGSAKEINIDGNGKTMSFIDSSFTTCYDPVPDWQMRASEITISSDKKSLEAYNARFSLFDVPILYIPYLTMPISDERQSGMLYPKISTSKSSGLEVEIPYYVNISENMDATITPRYMSDRGTQLITEFRYLEGLQSGQLDIEYLNKDKKLNNNDDSRYLARIQHIGTFSERFRAHVDYTTISDDNYLVDLGSSQFNSNDAYLYQIGELAYFAENWQTTLKLQDFELLGNHQQSYKTLPQIEARRQQTFDDFDGIFDVYGEFSSFDTPDLTKPTAQRYHVEAGLLYPMVTPAWFLNSELKVLQTNYIQQNIGNNSLLEKNINRTLPKIRLHGGVNFDRNIALFNSEYNQTLEPQLQYLYIPEKDQSNIGIYDTTLLQDDYNGLFRDRRFSGIDRIAQANQVSWGVTSRLLNAENNEMLRFSLGRIVYLNESNFDEANQDTLVDKSALAADIFLHLSRNWQFSSDIQYNTDLGVTNKSQTTLDYLFSNNQTIQLNHRYTRDVSGESLEQMSLAANVKIAQRWQLVGRFTQDLQGKRSIESYAGLEYSSCCWGIRFTYHRNINSKIEDDLNINENRDAFDSSFNIQFVYNGINSNKSSDSVGDMLNSSIFGYKRPYFLNN from the coding sequence ATGCGTTTTTCCTTACACAAAACCCCCTTTCTCTGCCTAATAGCACTTACCTTTGGTAGTAAGGCGCAAAACATTGAAATAAATACAAATATTGCTAGTCAGTGCCCTATTCCATTTTATGCAAATCTTGCAGAAGAAACCGGTAAGCAGGCAAACGACAGCTTTACTATTTTATCTTCTACTTCAAATATTAAAAAAGGTGAATATGCCACGTTTACCGGTGGTGTTACCTTATTAAATCAAGATAAATCAATTGTTGCAGATGAATTATCCGTTAATAGAAATACATCTACAGTTAACGCTAATGGTGATATTCACTTTCAAAACAAAGGTATAGATATTTTTGCCGACACGCTTAATATAAATCAATTAAAAAAGTCCACGGCGTTAACATCAACTTCATATCAACTAAACGGCTCTGCTGGGCACGGAAGTGCAAAAGAAATTAATATTGATGGAAATGGAAAAACGATGAGTTTTATCGACTCAAGCTTTACCACTTGTTACGATCCTGTGCCAGATTGGCAGATGCGCGCAAGCGAGATTACCATTTCTTCAGATAAAAAATCACTTGAGGCATATAACGCTCGTTTTAGTCTTTTTGATGTGCCTATTTTATATATTCCTTATTTAACCATGCCTATTAGTGATGAACGCCAATCAGGTATGCTATACCCTAAAATTAGCACTTCAAAAAGCTCAGGTTTAGAAGTTGAAATTCCTTATTATGTCAATATATCAGAAAACATGGATGCCACTATTACACCACGCTACATGTCTGATAGAGGCACGCAATTAATTACAGAGTTTCGATATTTAGAAGGCTTACAGTCAGGTCAACTTGATATTGAATACCTCAATAAAGATAAAAAACTTAACAATAACGATGATTCACGTTACTTAGCCAGAATTCAACATATTGGTACTTTCTCAGAAAGGTTTAGAGCCCATGTAGACTACACGACCATTAGTGATGATAATTACTTAGTGGATTTAGGTAGTAGCCAATTTAACTCTAACGATGCATATCTCTATCAAATAGGTGAATTGGCTTATTTCGCAGAAAATTGGCAAACCACCCTAAAATTACAAGATTTTGAATTATTAGGCAATCATCAACAAAGTTATAAAACCTTGCCTCAAATAGAAGCGAGGCGCCAACAAACTTTTGATGACTTTGATGGTATCTTTGATGTTTATGGCGAATTTTCTAGCTTTGATACACCAGATTTAACCAAGCCAACAGCGCAGAGATACCATGTAGAAGCTGGTTTACTTTACCCTATGGTTACACCTGCATGGTTTTTAAATTCAGAACTCAAAGTTCTGCAAACTAATTACATTCAACAAAATATTGGTAATAACAGCCTGCTAGAAAAAAATATTAATAGAACGTTGCCTAAAATACGATTGCATGGTGGTGTCAATTTTGATCGTAACATCGCCTTATTTAATAGCGAGTACAACCAAACACTTGAGCCACAGTTACAGTACCTTTATATCCCTGAAAAAGATCAAAGCAACATTGGTATTTACGACACAACTCTATTGCAAGATGACTATAACGGTTTATTCCGTGACCGTCGCTTTAGTGGCATAGACAGAATAGCACAAGCCAATCAGGTTTCGTGGGGGGTAACAAGTAGGTTATTAAATGCTGAAAATAACGAAATGTTGCGTTTTAGTTTGGGCCGTATTGTTTATTTAAATGAAAGTAACTTTGATGAAGCAAATCAAGACACCTTAGTAGATAAGTCAGCATTAGCAGCCGATATTTTCCTTCATTTAAGTCGAAACTGGCAGTTTAGTTCTGACATTCAATATAATACCGATTTAGGCGTGACCAATAAAAGTCAAACCACTTTAGATTACTTATTTAGTAATAATCAAACAATTCAATTGAACCATCGATATACTCGCGATGTCTCAGGAGAGTCATTAGAACAAATGTCGTTGGCGGCAAATGTTAAAATTGCCCAGCGGTGGCAACTTGTAGGGCGGTTTACACAAGACTTACAAGGCAAACGCAGTATTGAAAGCTATGCAGGTCTTGAGTACAGCAGTTGTTGTTGGGGGATACGTTTTACGTACCATCGCAATATTAACTCTAAAATTGAAGACGACCTGAACATAAATGAAAACCGCGATGCATTTGATAGCAGTTTTAATATTCAATTTGTATATAATGGCATAAATAGCAATAAATCTTCCGACAGTGTTGGAGATATGCTTAATTCAAGTATATTCGGCTATAAACGCCCTTACTTCCTCAATAACTAA
- a CDS encoding phosphotransferase — translation MSNLRTTALSHWLESQFSTQKINLLPLTGDAGFRRYFRFAYQSKSYIAVDAPVKLSNNQAFLNVQQILKDVSVNVPNIIHADLEQGFLCLSDFGDMVLSERLSSDNMQKYYAKAIVELDKMLTCSSVSVSTLPLYDEKFIFTELSIFTEWLLEKHLAIYLTADEKIALTCCFDELVSAMVEQPKVFMHRDYHSRNIMQLSNDELGIIDFQDAVEGPVIYDLVSLLRDCYVRWPNQLIAPLIEDYRLQVQNYFPNETLTKEKWQYWFDLTGLQRHIKASGIFARLYHRDSKSGYLADIPLTLSYIQDVSAQYDKLTFLHELVSKRVIPALNK, via the coding sequence TTGAGTAATTTAAGAACTACAGCCTTATCACATTGGCTTGAAAGTCAGTTTTCAACGCAAAAAATCAACTTATTACCACTTACAGGTGATGCCGGTTTTCGACGTTACTTTCGCTTTGCATACCAAAGTAAAAGTTATATTGCGGTTGATGCGCCGGTAAAACTATCAAATAACCAAGCTTTTTTAAACGTTCAGCAAATTTTGAAAGATGTTAGCGTTAATGTACCTAACATTATCCATGCGGATCTCGAACAAGGTTTTCTTTGTCTTAGCGATTTTGGCGACATGGTATTATCTGAACGATTATCAAGTGATAACATGCAGAAATATTACGCTAAAGCGATAGTAGAATTAGATAAAATGCTAACATGCTCATCGGTATCTGTGTCGACTTTACCTTTGTATGATGAAAAATTTATTTTCACAGAACTGAGCATCTTTACTGAATGGCTACTCGAAAAACATTTAGCTATTTATTTAACTGCAGATGAGAAAATTGCATTAACCTGTTGCTTTGATGAATTAGTTTCAGCCATGGTTGAGCAACCTAAAGTATTTATGCATCGCGATTACCACAGCCGAAATATTATGCAGCTTAGTAATGATGAACTGGGTATTATTGACTTTCAAGATGCTGTAGAAGGGCCCGTTATCTATGACTTGGTTTCCTTATTAAGGGATTGTTACGTACGTTGGCCAAACCAGCTTATAGCACCTTTAATAGAAGATTATCGCTTACAAGTGCAAAATTATTTTCCAAACGAAACCCTAACAAAAGAAAAATGGCAATATTGGTTTGATTTAACTGGATTGCAGCGCCATATAAAAGCGAGTGGTATTTTTGCACGCCTCTATCACAGAGACAGTAAATCAGGATATTTAGCTGATATTCCACTTACCTTGAGCTACATACAAGATGTTAGCGCACAATATGATAAACTCACTTTTTTACATGAGTTAGTCAGTAAGCGGGTAATACCTGCGCTCAACAAATAA